A region of Terriglobales bacterium DNA encodes the following proteins:
- a CDS encoding dual specificity protein phosphatase gives MDLTWVTDRIAVGGAIWDERRMMEVVRQGVTHIIDMQIEFDDTLLAEPFGVEVLWNPMEDDFQPKPPEVFQRGVEFGLRALDDPEARLLIHCAAGIHRAPMMALALLRAIGWELDAALDLIQIRRPVVDFADVYVESVESFLRDYAQAEK, from the coding sequence ATGGATCTGACTTGGGTGACCGACCGCATCGCGGTCGGCGGCGCCATCTGGGATGAGCGACGCATGATGGAGGTCGTCCGCCAGGGCGTCACCCACATCATCGACATGCAGATTGAGTTCGACGACACCCTGCTCGCCGAACCCTTCGGCGTCGAAGTGCTGTGGAACCCCATGGAAGATGACTTCCAGCCCAAGCCGCCGGAGGTCTTCCAGCGTGGCGTGGAGTTCGGCCTCCGCGCCCTCGATGACCCGGAAGCCCGGCTGCTCATCCACTGTGCCGCCGGTATCCACCGGGCCCCCATGATGGCCCTGGCCCTGCTGCGCGCCATCGGCTGGGAGCTCGATGCCGCCCTCGATCTCATCCAGATCCGCCGGCCGGTCGTGGATTTCGCCGACGTGTACGTCGAAAGCGTCGAGAGCTTCCTCCGCGACTATGCCCAGGCCGAGAAGTAG
- a CDS encoding S24 family peptidase: MKFKALQENLRKALWKRIEAGELTGLKLAKQTGFQQAHISNFLNRKRSLSLDGMDRVLVAQHMSVLDLLDPDEINKRASIVPPSEDEFDNVLLVEGTVAAGEPLITQENVKEILKFKKNFLRRLRAEMESARDDWHRFVLVKVDAREGMSMYPRLLPDAMVLIDRHYNSLKPYRKNERNMYAVRKDDGCTIKYVEEAEGHLVLRPENPAYPVDVLAIEEGKTQADYVVGRVCHVSIET, from the coding sequence ATGAAATTCAAGGCGCTGCAGGAGAATCTCCGCAAGGCGCTGTGGAAGCGCATCGAGGCCGGCGAACTGACGGGGCTGAAGCTGGCCAAGCAGACCGGCTTCCAGCAAGCGCACATTTCCAATTTTTTGAACCGCAAGCGGTCGCTGAGCCTGGACGGCATGGATCGCGTGCTGGTGGCGCAGCACATGTCGGTGCTGGACCTGCTGGACCCGGACGAGATCAACAAGCGGGCTTCGATCGTGCCCCCCAGCGAGGACGAGTTCGACAACGTTCTGCTGGTGGAGGGCACGGTGGCCGCGGGCGAGCCGCTGATCACGCAGGAGAACGTGAAAGAGATCCTGAAGTTCAAGAAGAACTTTCTGCGCAGGCTGCGGGCAGAGATGGAGTCGGCGCGCGACGACTGGCACCGCTTTGTGCTGGTAAAAGTGGACGCGCGTGAGGGCATGAGCATGTACCCGCGGCTGCTGCCGGACGCGATGGTGCTGATTGACCGCCACTACAACTCGCTGAAGCCCTACCGCAAGAATGAGCGCAACATGTACGCGGTGCGCAAGGACGACGGATGCACCATCAAGTATGTCGAGGAGGCCGAGGGCCACTTGGTGCTCCGCCCGGAGAACCCCGCCTACCCGGTGGATGTGCTGGCCATCGAAGAGGGCAAGACCCAAGCCGACTACGTGGTGGGCCGCGTGTGCCACGTATCGATCGAGACCTGA
- a CDS encoding LysM peptidoglycan-binding domain-containing protein, producing MKRVDPVEGLLAKVRKEYQDGQAEYAAGHLDAARAHFDRAFDLLLTGPVNARSDRRLEEEFERIVDTVNRLELEALKQGDGFTEQHSEPAPIDEANAVTFPVDPNLRARAEAGLRTTASDIPLVMNDVVASYLEYFSNTNKGRNTMQHSWERAARYRDTILRILREEGVPQDLIYLAQAESGFHPLAVSRAGARGMWQFMAARASEYGLQRNWWIDERQDPEKATRAAARHLRDLYEQFGDWHLAIAAYNSGPLNVQKGVERTGYADFWELYKRDVLPRETKNYVPIILAVMIIAKNPGAYGFQPMEAQPLAVERVTVDYPLDLRLAAEAVDVPVSILQDLNPGLLRLTTPRQGAFDLRLPWGTKETFERAMAAIPRDMRVWWRYHKVASGESLSTIARKYRTTTDSIAKVNNLTGDALYADAKLIIPVTPGKRLPGDMEGMVFSKRPVHYKVRQGDTLMSIADDFGVPLEKLRQWNRLRGNHVRRGQLLRIYRPVTVEYREAAASTPKSKNSKQLKGRVGEQVHTVRSGETLYSIASAYGTTVAELQRANGLTSSKLYPGDTLIVRSGP from the coding sequence GTGAAGCGCGTGGATCCGGTGGAAGGCCTGCTGGCCAAGGTCCGCAAGGAATACCAGGACGGCCAGGCCGAATATGCCGCCGGCCACCTGGATGCCGCCCGCGCCCACTTTGACCGTGCCTTCGACCTGCTACTCACGGGCCCTGTCAACGCTCGCTCGGATCGCCGTCTGGAGGAAGAGTTTGAGCGCATCGTCGATACCGTGAACCGCCTGGAACTGGAGGCGCTCAAGCAGGGCGACGGCTTCACCGAGCAGCACTCCGAGCCTGCTCCCATTGACGAAGCCAACGCGGTCACCTTTCCCGTGGATCCCAATCTGCGCGCCCGCGCCGAGGCCGGCCTGCGCACCACTGCGTCGGACATCCCCTTGGTGATGAACGATGTCGTCGCCAGCTACCTGGAGTACTTCAGCAACACCAACAAGGGCCGAAACACCATGCAGCATTCCTGGGAGCGTGCCGCGCGCTACCGGGATACGATCCTGCGCATCCTGCGAGAAGAGGGTGTGCCGCAGGATCTCATCTATCTGGCTCAGGCGGAATCCGGTTTCCATCCCCTGGCGGTCTCGCGTGCCGGCGCCCGTGGGATGTGGCAGTTCATGGCGGCTCGCGCCAGCGAGTACGGCCTGCAGCGCAACTGGTGGATCGATGAGCGGCAGGACCCGGAGAAGGCCACGCGCGCCGCTGCCCGGCATCTGCGGGATCTTTACGAACAGTTCGGCGACTGGCACCTAGCCATCGCCGCTTACAATTCCGGTCCGCTGAACGTGCAGAAAGGCGTGGAGCGCACCGGCTACGCCGATTTCTGGGAGCTTTACAAGCGCGACGTCCTGCCTCGCGAAACCAAGAACTATGTTCCCATCATCCTGGCAGTGATGATCATCGCCAAGAATCCCGGGGCGTACGGCTTCCAGCCCATGGAGGCCCAACCCCTGGCGGTGGAGCGCGTGACCGTGGATTATCCCCTCGACCTCCGGCTCGCGGCCGAGGCCGTTGACGTTCCGGTCAGCATTCTGCAAGACCTCAATCCGGGCTTGCTGCGCTTGACTACGCCGCGCCAAGGCGCCTTCGATCTGCGCCTGCCCTGGGGCACCAAAGAGACTTTCGAGCGGGCCATGGCTGCCATCCCCCGCGACATGCGAGTCTGGTGGCGCTACCACAAGGTGGCCAGCGGCGAATCCCTTTCCACCATCGCCCGCAAGTACCGCACCACCACCGATTCCATTGCCAAGGTGAACAACCTCACCGGCGACGCGCTCTACGCCGATGCCAAGCTCATCATCCCGGTCACACCGGGCAAGCGCCTGCCCGGCGACATGGAGGGCATGGTCTTCTCCAAGCGGCCGGTGCACTACAAGGTCCGCCAAGGCGACACCCTCATGTCCATCGCGGACGACTTCGGTGTTCCTTTGGAGAAGCTTCGCCAGTGGAACCGTCTGCGTGGTAATCATGTGCGCCGAGGGCAGCTCTTGCGTATCTATCGCCCGGTGACGGTGGAGTATCGGGAAGCCGCGGCGTCCACACCTAAGTCCAAAAACAGCAAACAGTTAAAAGGTAGGGTAGGGGAGCAGGTCCACACTGTCCGGTCCGGCGAGACTCTCTACAGCATCGCCAGCGCCTACGGGACCACCGTCGCGGAGTTGCAACGCGCCAACGGCCTCACCTCCTCCAAGCTCTATCCCGGCGATACGCTCATTGTCCGTTCCGGGCCCTAG
- a CDS encoding TonB-dependent receptor — translation MRTATKFAFRFFLFALMTTQLWAQGVATADLSGTVTDPNGAVVAGAQVALRDEARAFERMTISDDEGVYQFLLVPPGRYSLTVEAKGFAKLVNTGVVLTIGQSAELPVSLRVAGAEAVVEVTAETELVETTRSSGSTTIVQQSIENLPINGRNYINFTLTNSQVKRDTAPSIGVAPTSGLNFGGQRARSNLVNVDGADAVDNSVNGIRSTVSQEAVQEFQIITNGYNAEYGRASGGVVNIITRSGTNALHGNLFGYLRHRDIQADNPFTTVANPAFTRVQAGATLGGPIKKDKTFFFFSYETTRRQESGFSTVGSDNFGLVPFDASAFFGAPPGFVSIQATPAQAAFLGGAPVNALTMAYAALVGRSSGAAIDGVWPGLLAAPCVFPTPTPGTCFASTGIPLNGDFVPLQTLVGNYPISEGTTVVAMRLDHRFNANQTALLRVNVSPSSVTGIQVNAQNQNFGQNAFSRTSAQDFRDVNVIAQHTWLIGSNKVNEFRFQFARRGLLYTFSRQGDTPPPLPGDSGTNPDGGQVAFNIPGFAFFGREPFSFADRVEKRYQFTDNFSILKGNHNIKFGADINRVPVDADFTVNFGGLYNIGSLGATSLSPLFAGFPNFSPVQAYGLGIPQVFIQQVGDPHYAETITSLGVFLQDSWRIKPNFTLNIGVRYDVEWTPEEAALNPLADAAQNALNITQGIPMDTNNIAPRIGIAWDPWKDGKTVIRANYGLFFDHPLVGLAFLSQVADGAQAPGIVLFGGSPCTGAGVANPLNLNATNVWQGTLTLPNCVPPAVLGGINYIQDEARFEGLNSNSLFVNQNYLTAGVPLAVQPFGFPISSRFKYGYSNQASLSVERDLGHDFALSVNYNFVGGRHLNRSIDINPPNTEALIANWERAVAAGAAAPATLPVQVSTCGLDPLGRPFVPAALVSFFRISGLNPSLAAFPPLAPCLPLAAAVMAEFGLGLGVDVPFNFMNSNVSSGSSVYHGMTVNLKKRFSRKYEFLASYTWSHAIDDSTDLQSLLQPQDARFPDLERSNSTFDQRHRFVFSGVYQSGRLGGGGFWSRFFSDWTVAPILEISSGRPFLILVGSDRNFDFGSNTDRPLQVAPGTTNLCGDVAVPSQYSSAGAFIPACHIDGIFTDSGATLPLVGNTSRNAGTRPYTIFTDLRVARRIHFSERVKLDAIMDIFNLPNRFNVADVNVLFSQAGTPTSAFDPRQFQFALKLSW, via the coding sequence ATGAGGACTGCCACAAAGTTTGCCTTCCGGTTTTTCCTGTTTGCGCTCATGACAACCCAGCTCTGGGCGCAGGGCGTTGCGACTGCTGATCTCTCCGGCACGGTGACGGATCCGAACGGCGCCGTGGTTGCCGGCGCCCAAGTGGCGCTGCGGGACGAGGCACGAGCCTTCGAGCGCATGACCATCAGCGACGATGAAGGTGTCTATCAGTTCCTGTTGGTGCCGCCCGGCCGTTACTCGCTGACGGTCGAGGCTAAAGGCTTCGCCAAGCTGGTGAACACCGGCGTGGTGCTGACCATCGGCCAGTCTGCCGAGCTGCCGGTTTCGCTCAGAGTGGCAGGCGCGGAAGCGGTGGTGGAAGTCACCGCCGAGACGGAACTGGTGGAAACCACGCGCAGCTCCGGCTCGACCACGATCGTGCAGCAGAGCATCGAGAACCTCCCCATCAACGGCCGGAACTACATCAACTTCACCCTCACCAATTCCCAGGTGAAGCGCGACACCGCGCCCAGCATCGGTGTGGCCCCAACCTCGGGCCTGAATTTCGGCGGACAACGCGCCCGCTCCAACCTGGTCAACGTGGACGGAGCCGATGCGGTGGACAACTCGGTCAACGGCATCCGCTCGACTGTTTCCCAGGAAGCGGTGCAGGAGTTCCAAATCATCACCAACGGCTACAACGCCGAGTACGGTCGCGCCTCCGGCGGAGTGGTGAACATCATCACGCGCTCGGGCACCAACGCGCTGCACGGGAACCTGTTCGGCTATCTGCGCCATCGCGACATCCAGGCCGACAATCCTTTCACCACCGTGGCGAACCCGGCATTCACGCGGGTGCAGGCGGGCGCGACCCTGGGTGGGCCTATCAAGAAGGACAAGACCTTCTTCTTCTTCTCGTATGAGACCACCCGCCGGCAGGAGTCGGGTTTTTCCACCGTCGGTTCCGACAACTTCGGCCTGGTGCCATTTGACGCCTCGGCGTTTTTTGGAGCTCCCCCGGGATTCGTATCCATCCAGGCGACTCCGGCTCAAGCGGCGTTTCTAGGCGGAGCACCGGTTAATGCCCTCACCATGGCCTATGCCGCACTGGTAGGACGGTCCTCCGGCGCCGCCATCGACGGCGTGTGGCCCGGCTTGCTCGCGGCTCCCTGCGTCTTCCCCACTCCGACTCCAGGGACCTGTTTCGCTTCCACCGGTATCCCCCTCAACGGCGACTTTGTGCCGTTGCAGACGCTGGTCGGCAACTATCCGATTTCGGAAGGCACTACCGTGGTCGCGATGCGGCTGGACCATCGCTTCAACGCCAATCAGACGGCCCTTTTGCGGGTGAACGTGAGCCCCAGTTCGGTGACCGGAATCCAGGTAAACGCGCAGAACCAGAACTTCGGGCAGAACGCCTTCTCTCGCACCTCGGCGCAGGACTTTCGGGACGTCAACGTGATCGCACAGCACACCTGGCTGATTGGCAGCAACAAGGTGAACGAGTTCCGCTTCCAGTTCGCGCGGCGCGGCCTGCTCTACACCTTTTCGCGACAGGGGGACACCCCGCCGCCTCTCCCAGGCGACTCGGGGACCAATCCCGATGGCGGCCAGGTTGCCTTCAACATTCCGGGCTTCGCCTTCTTCGGCCGCGAGCCGTTCTCCTTCGCCGACCGCGTGGAGAAGCGCTACCAGTTCACCGACAACTTCTCCATCCTGAAGGGCAACCACAACATCAAGTTCGGCGCCGACATCAATCGTGTCCCCGTGGACGCCGATTTCACCGTGAACTTCGGCGGCCTGTACAACATCGGTTCGCTGGGCGCTACTTCTTTGTCTCCACTCTTTGCCGGTTTTCCTAACTTCTCGCCGGTCCAGGCCTACGGACTCGGTATCCCGCAAGTGTTCATCCAGCAAGTGGGCGATCCGCATTATGCGGAAACGATTACCTCGCTGGGCGTGTTTCTGCAGGATTCCTGGCGCATCAAGCCCAATTTCACCCTGAACATCGGGGTGCGCTATGACGTGGAATGGACACCGGAAGAGGCGGCGCTGAATCCCCTCGCGGACGCGGCTCAGAATGCCCTGAACATCACGCAGGGCATACCGATGGACACCAACAACATCGCTCCGCGGATCGGCATTGCCTGGGACCCCTGGAAGGACGGCAAGACCGTGATCCGCGCCAATTACGGGCTGTTCTTCGACCACCCGCTGGTGGGCCTGGCGTTCCTGTCGCAGGTAGCGGACGGCGCGCAAGCGCCGGGCATCGTGTTGTTCGGTGGCAGTCCTTGCACCGGTGCCGGCGTGGCCAATCCGCTCAACCTGAATGCCACCAATGTGTGGCAGGGAACGCTCACGCTGCCCAACTGTGTACCCCCGGCCGTGCTGGGAGGCATCAACTACATCCAGGATGAAGCGCGCTTTGAGGGCCTGAACTCCAACTCCCTGTTTGTCAACCAGAACTACCTGACCGCCGGCGTGCCCCTGGCGGTGCAGCCTTTCGGCTTCCCGATCAGCAGCCGGTTCAAGTACGGCTATAGCAACCAAGCCAGCCTATCTGTGGAGCGCGACCTGGGCCACGACTTCGCGCTGAGCGTCAACTACAACTTTGTCGGTGGACGTCACCTGAACCGCTCCATCGATATCAACCCTCCGAATACGGAAGCGCTGATTGCCAATTGGGAGCGTGCTGTGGCAGCGGGTGCCGCCGCCCCGGCCACTCTCCCGGTGCAAGTTTCCACCTGTGGACTCGATCCGTTGGGCCGCCCGTTCGTGCCGGCTGCCCTGGTCAGCTTCTTCCGCATCTCGGGGCTGAATCCTTCCCTGGCTGCTTTTCCGCCGTTGGCGCCTTGCTTGCCGTTGGCCGCGGCCGTGATGGCCGAATTCGGCCTCGGCCTGGGCGTAGACGTGCCCTTCAACTTCATGAACTCGAATGTTTCCAGCGGCAGCTCCGTCTACCACGGCATGACTGTGAATTTGAAAAAGCGCTTCAGCCGCAAGTACGAGTTCCTGGCGTCCTACACCTGGTCACACGCCATCGACGATTCCACCGACCTGCAGTCGCTTCTCCAGCCACAGGACGCCCGTTTTCCGGACCTCGAGCGCTCCAATTCCACCTTTGACCAGCGGCATCGCTTCGTGTTCAGCGGTGTGTATCAGTCCGGCCGGCTGGGTGGCGGCGGATTCTGGTCCAGGTTCTTCAGCGACTGGACCGTGGCTCCCATCCTGGAAATCAGTTCCGGACGGCCGTTTTTGATTCTGGTGGGCAGTGACCGCAACTTCGACTTCGGCTCCAACACCGACCGTCCCCTGCAGGTCGCCCCGGGCACCACCAACCTGTGTGGCGACGTGGCCGTGCCTTCCCAGTACTCCAGCGCGGGAGCGTTTATTCCCGCCTGCCACATCGATGGCATTTTCACCGACAGCGGAGCAACTCTTCCTCTGGTCGGCAACACCTCGCGCAACGCCGGCACCCGTCCTTACACCATCTTCACCGACCTGCGCGTAGCCCGCCGCATCCACTTCAGCGAGCGCGTGAAACTGGATGCGATCATGGATATCTTCAACCTCCCCAACCGCTTCAACGTCGCCGACGTCAATGTGCTGTTCTCCCAGGCGGGAACGCCCACGTCCGCCTTCGACCCGCGCCAGTTCCAGTTCGCGCTGAAGCTTTCCTGGTAG
- a CDS encoding isoaspartyl peptidase/L-asparaginase yields MSRPPVLVVHGGAWAIPDDVVEAHIAGVRRAAAEGWSVLTRGGSALDAVEVAVAVMEDDETFDSGRGSFLTRDGRVQLDAILMDGATLRAGGVGCVERVRNPIHVARKVLDESPHVYLVGEGAEQFAEEHGIPLCDNRELVVPREVRRLEDFKAQAANGETVDLFGSAVSHDTVGAVACDSLGNLAAATSTGGTLAKAPGRVGDSSLIGCGCYADNQSAAVSTTGWGEPIMKLVLGKWAADRVEQGVAPERAAALAMEHLKTRAGGHGGIILLDAQGRFGLAHNTPRMAWAIRRVAEEAVGIQRS; encoded by the coding sequence GTGAGTAGGCCGCCAGTCCTGGTGGTTCATGGCGGCGCCTGGGCGATCCCCGACGACGTGGTCGAAGCGCACATCGCGGGGGTGCGGCGCGCCGCGGCCGAGGGCTGGAGCGTACTGACCCGTGGCGGCTCTGCCCTGGATGCCGTCGAGGTGGCGGTCGCAGTCATGGAGGACGATGAGACCTTCGACTCCGGGCGCGGCAGCTTCCTCACCCGCGACGGCCGCGTGCAGCTGGACGCCATCCTGATGGATGGCGCCACCCTCCGCGCCGGAGGCGTGGGCTGCGTGGAGCGCGTTCGCAATCCCATCCACGTCGCGCGCAAGGTGTTGGATGAGAGTCCCCATGTTTATCTTGTCGGAGAAGGCGCCGAGCAGTTCGCAGAAGAGCACGGCATCCCTCTCTGCGACAACCGTGAGCTGGTGGTGCCGCGCGAGGTCCGCCGGCTTGAGGACTTCAAAGCGCAGGCAGCCAATGGCGAGACCGTAGACCTGTTCGGATCCGCGGTCTCCCACGATACGGTGGGCGCCGTGGCCTGCGACTCCCTGGGGAATCTGGCCGCGGCCACCTCCACGGGCGGAACGCTGGCCAAGGCGCCGGGGCGCGTGGGCGATTCCTCCCTCATCGGGTGCGGGTGCTACGCCGACAATCAGAGCGCAGCCGTTTCCACTACCGGCTGGGGCGAGCCCATCATGAAGCTCGTGCTCGGCAAGTGGGCGGCGGACCGGGTCGAACAGGGCGTGGCCCCGGAGCGCGCCGCGGCCCTGGCCATGGAGCACTTGAAGACCCGCGCGGGCGGCCACGGAGGCATCATTCTGCTCGACGCCCAGGGCCGCTTCGGCCTGGCGCACAACACGCCGCGCATGGCATGGGCTATCCGCAGGGTTGCGGAAGAAGCAGTGGGCATCCAGCGCTCCTAG
- a CDS encoding DUF885 family protein yields MRALAVCLALWLCLPATATASSSPETLEALAKDFWAWRARTQPFSGDDIPRIERPADWLPDWSPASIAEQGRALEGFERRWKQMDANGWPVAQQVDYRLIGSAQARVRWELEILQRWRHNPYFYVDQTLGSVFEPLLPPPPFDTARSRVIVGRLKVIPQTLAHARVNLDQPQAPFARLAIAALADVRVRLGTVQRELRPLLDPASASELPDVMEKAVAALEAYREWLKQGLPQMPEQTAVGREAYVFFLRQVALVPFTPEELLAMGRQEWDRAVSFEAYEQQRNQGLPQLSIFPDQKAQMEREEHDELAVRRFLEEKGILSVPSWVKHYRNLPLPPYLEPMSFLGVTADHTSPTRLEENGVSYIRQPSPNLGYFGLSTARDPRPILVHEGVPGHYFQLVLSWAHEDAIRRHFYDSGPNEGLGFYGEEMMLQAGYFDDSPRTREIIYNFMRLRALRVEVDVKLALGEFSIEQAAEYLKTAVPMDAQTAHEEAAAFAAGPGQAITYQIGKLQILEFLAAARRSKGSDFRLRDFHDFLWKNGNVPISLQRWEYLGLADAVKRLDRE; encoded by the coding sequence ATGAGGGCTCTAGCCGTTTGCCTGGCGTTATGGCTGTGCCTGCCGGCGACCGCAACTGCCTCGTCCTCCCCAGAAACACTGGAGGCGCTGGCAAAGGACTTCTGGGCCTGGCGCGCGAGGACGCAGCCTTTTTCCGGCGACGACATTCCGCGGATCGAGCGTCCGGCGGACTGGCTGCCGGACTGGTCGCCCGCGAGCATTGCGGAACAGGGGCGTGCTCTGGAGGGCTTCGAGCGGCGCTGGAAGCAGATGGATGCGAACGGCTGGCCGGTAGCGCAGCAGGTGGACTATCGGCTGATCGGTTCGGCGCAGGCCCGGGTGCGTTGGGAGCTGGAAATCCTGCAGCGCTGGCGGCACAACCCCTACTTTTATGTGGACCAGACGTTGGGCAGCGTCTTCGAGCCCTTGCTGCCGCCTCCGCCCTTCGATACCGCCCGCAGCCGGGTGATCGTAGGGCGTCTGAAAGTGATTCCGCAGACCCTTGCACATGCGCGTGTGAATCTCGACCAACCCCAGGCGCCCTTTGCCCGGCTGGCCATTGCGGCATTGGCGGATGTTCGGGTCCGTCTGGGGACGGTGCAGCGAGAGCTTCGGCCCCTGCTCGATCCTGCAAGCGCAAGTGAGTTGCCCGATGTAATGGAGAAGGCCGTGGCAGCGTTGGAGGCCTACCGCGAATGGCTCAAGCAGGGCCTGCCGCAGATGCCGGAACAGACAGCGGTCGGCCGTGAGGCCTACGTGTTCTTCCTCAGGCAGGTAGCCCTGGTTCCGTTCACTCCGGAGGAGCTTCTGGCCATGGGCAGGCAGGAGTGGGACCGCGCCGTTTCATTCGAAGCCTACGAGCAGCAGCGCAATCAGGGCCTGCCGCAGCTCTCCATTTTTCCCGACCAGAAGGCGCAGATGGAACGGGAGGAACATGACGAGCTGGCCGTGCGCCGGTTCCTCGAGGAGAAAGGGATTCTGAGCGTTCCGTCGTGGGTGAAGCACTACCGCAACCTGCCCCTGCCCCCATATCTTGAGCCGATGTCGTTCCTGGGCGTGACTGCCGACCACACCTCGCCCACGCGACTGGAGGAGAACGGCGTTAGTTACATCCGCCAGCCTTCGCCGAACCTGGGCTATTTCGGCTTGTCTACCGCCCGCGATCCGCGCCCCATCCTGGTGCATGAGGGCGTGCCGGGGCACTACTTCCAGCTTGTGTTGAGCTGGGCGCACGAGGATGCGATTCGCCGGCACTTTTACGATTCCGGTCCGAACGAAGGCCTGGGTTTCTACGGGGAAGAAATGATGCTGCAGGCCGGCTACTTCGACGACAGTCCGCGGACACGCGAAATCATTTACAACTTCATGCGGCTGCGCGCCTTGCGCGTCGAAGTAGATGTGAAATTGGCCCTGGGCGAATTCTCCATCGAGCAGGCAGCCGAGTATCTAAAGACGGCGGTCCCTATGGATGCGCAGACAGCGCACGAGGAAGCCGCGGCCTTCGCGGCCGGGCCGGGACAGGCGATCACCTACCAGATCGGCAAGTTGCAGATTCTGGAGTTCCTGGCCGCTGCGCGACGCAGCAAGGGCTCCGATTTCCGCCTGCGCGACTTCCACGACTTCTTGTGGAAGAACGGAAATGTGCCCATTAGCCTGCAGCGATGGGAATACCTGGGACTGGCCGACGCAGTGAAGAGGCTCGACCGTGAGTAG
- a CDS encoding CDP-alcohol phosphatidyltransferase family protein, which translates to MSWTAAVGSACRVLLQAIIQSLALTRISPNTYTFLGLVVTVVAAVLFGYASGENQAAMFRSAGLVVILAGFLDMVDGRIARAKNQVTPFGAFYDSVLDRYGDLALFFGLLVYYARANRFFYVVLVAVVMTGSVMVSYTRARAESLIGECKVGFLERPERLVLVILGALFNRMAPVLWVIAVLSNITVLHRILYTYQKTRQAEAVRTSEAA; encoded by the coding sequence ATGAGCTGGACGGCGGCGGTCGGAAGTGCGTGCCGGGTACTGCTGCAGGCGATCATCCAGAGCCTGGCCTTGACCCGGATTTCTCCCAACACCTATACCTTCCTGGGCCTGGTGGTGACGGTAGTCGCGGCGGTGCTGTTCGGCTATGCCTCGGGCGAGAACCAGGCAGCCATGTTCCGTTCCGCCGGCCTGGTAGTGATCCTGGCTGGCTTTCTGGACATGGTGGATGGGCGCATCGCGCGCGCCAAGAACCAGGTGACTCCTTTTGGCGCCTTCTACGACTCGGTGCTGGACCGGTATGGCGATCTGGCGTTGTTTTTCGGACTGCTGGTGTACTACGCCCGGGCCAACCGGTTCTTCTACGTTGTGCTGGTGGCGGTGGTAATGACCGGATCCGTGATGGTCAGCTACACCCGGGCACGGGCCGAGTCCTTGATCGGCGAATGCAAAGTGGGCTTTCTGGAGCGGCCCGAACGGCTGGTGCTGGTGATTCTGGGAGCGCTCTTCAACCGCATGGCGCCGGTGCTGTGGGTGATCGCCGTGCTCTCGAACATCACGGTGTTGCACCGGATTCTTTATACCTACCAGAAGACCCGGCAAGCTGAGGCCGTGCGTACCAGCGAAGCGGCATGA
- the greA gene encoding transcription elongation factor GreA: MPEQIRRKLEEEIQTLEYELNNELPKELKKAVAMGDLTENAEYHMAKQRQEFVRARLGQLKKRLADLSLVNLNNIPKDRVAFGSRVVVYDQTRNQEMEFRLVTSEESDVEKGLISTTSPIGRSLMGKKVGDTAVVVTPAGQREMEILKLTTIHDGAS, encoded by the coding sequence ATGCCAGAACAGATCCGCAGGAAGCTGGAAGAAGAGATTCAAACGCTCGAGTATGAACTGAATAACGAGCTTCCCAAGGAGCTGAAGAAAGCGGTCGCCATGGGCGACCTCACCGAAAACGCCGAGTATCACATGGCGAAGCAGCGCCAGGAGTTTGTCCGCGCCAGGCTGGGGCAACTCAAGAAGCGTCTGGCCGACCTGTCGCTGGTAAATCTGAACAACATCCCCAAGGATCGCGTGGCCTTCGGCTCTCGAGTGGTGGTCTACGACCAGACCCGTAACCAGGAGATGGAGTTCCGGCTGGTGACCAGCGAGGAATCCGATGTGGAAAAGGGACTTATCTCGACCACGTCTCCTATTGGACGGAGCCTGATGGGAAAGAAAGTCGGCGACACCGCGGTGGTGGTGACTCCCGCCGGCCAGAGGGAGATGGAAATCCTGAAGTTGACCACCATTCACGACGGGGCGTCATGA
- a CDS encoding CarD family transcriptional regulator has product MNGDSAFHIGDRVVYPNQGVGVIEQIGSRTLGAAVERFYILKFTAGSLRVMVPFHNVASVGLRRVIKNGEVQKVLDYLTDFKCDNHADWKCRFKENSDKMRTGSLMDVAAVLKSLLQLNQTKPLSFREKKMLDRARFLLVSELALAKNTSEDEAEQLLTKALAKTKLRFREAFQA; this is encoded by the coding sequence ATGAACGGAGATAGCGCCTTTCACATCGGCGACCGGGTCGTCTATCCCAACCAGGGCGTCGGGGTGATCGAGCAGATTGGCAGCCGCACTCTCGGGGCTGCCGTGGAACGCTTCTACATCCTCAAATTTACCGCTGGGAGCCTGCGGGTCATGGTTCCGTTCCACAATGTGGCTAGTGTAGGGCTCCGGCGCGTTATCAAGAACGGCGAGGTACAGAAAGTCCTGGATTACCTGACGGACTTCAAGTGTGACAATCACGCCGACTGGAAGTGCCGCTTCAAGGAAAACTCCGACAAGATGCGCACCGGCTCCCTCATGGACGTGGCTGCCGTGCTCAAGAGCTTGCTACAGCTCAACCAGACCAAGCCGCTTTCCTTCCGCGAGAAGAAGATGCTGGATCGGGCGCGGTTCTTGCTGGTAAGCGAGCTGGCGTTGGCCAAGAACACCAGTGAGGATGAGGCCGAGCAACTGCTGACCAAGGCCTTGGCCAAGACCAAGCTCCGGTTCCGCGAAGCGTTCCAGGCCTGA